In Thermanaerothrix sp., the genomic window CATTGGAGGAGCTGGGAAAATGCGGGGCAGAGAAAAGAAAACAGGGATCCCCCAAAAAGATCCCTGCCTTCGTTTAGGCTTTCACATGAGGCAACCCGTCTCGTTCGTTTAGATTCTTAAGAGAGGCAACATGGGGGGGTTTCCACATCCGAAAGCCAGACGGAGAGCCTGCGCTCCCCCTCCTCCCTTTGGCGCCTCACCTCTTCCCTCGAGGTGCCGCCGTAGGTGCGCCGCCGGTCCACCGACACCTTCACGTCCAAAAGGGGCAGCAGGTCCTCCCGGGCCTCCGGGATGAAACGATTTATCTCCCCAAGGCTCAGGGACTGCAGGGGCCTTCGGTTGTCCACGCACCAGCGGACCAGCTTGCCCACCTTCTCGTGGGCCTCCCGGAAGGGCACGTTCCTCACCACCAGGTACTCCGCCACGTCGGTGGCCAAGGCAAGGCCGTCCTCAAAGGCCTTAACCCCCCTGTCTTTATCCACCTGAACCCCCTCCAGCAGGGCGGACAACACCGACAACACCGACTGGGTCACGTTCAAGCTCTCGAAAAGCCCCCGCTTGTCCTCCTGAAGATCCCGGTTGTAAGTCAACGGCAGCCCCTTCACCATGCAAGCCAGGTCCACAAAACGCCCCAAAACGCCGGAGGCCTTGCCCCTGGAAAGCTCCAACACGTCGGGGTTCTTCTTCTGGGGCATCATGCTGGAACCGGTGCAGAACTGGTCCGGCAGGTCCATCCACCCGAACTCCCGAGAGGCATATATTATGAGGTCCTCACACAGCCTGCTCCAGTGAAGCCCACAGGACAGGCAGAAGTAATGCACATCCAAAAGCACGTCCCGCTGGGCCACCGTGTCCAGGCTGTTCTCCGTGGGGCCCTCAAAGCCCAGCTCCCGGGCGGTCATGAACCGGTCCAGCGGCAGCGTAGACCCCGCAAGAGCCCCGGCCCCCAACGGACACAGCCTCAAGGACCTCATGGCAAAGTCCAGCCTCTCCCCATCCCTCATAAACGCCCAGAAATGGGACATCCAGTAGTGCCCAAGGCTTATGGGCTGGGCCTGCTGAAGATGGGTGTAGCCAGGGACTATCACGTCCTCATGCCTCTTCGAAAGCTCCAAGAGGCTCCTGAGCAGCCCGCCCAAAGAGAGCTTCAAATCCCTAAGGCGCCGCCTCAGGTAAAGCCTCACCGCCGTGGCCAC contains:
- the argH gene encoding argininosuccinate lyase yields the protein MLLWKGRFKADTDERVRDFTQSLDLDWCLAEDDIRGSIAHARMLRQVGIISEEDLALIEGGLLEILEEVRSGEFVPDPCLEDVHMNVEARLTAKVGPSGAKLHSGRSRNDQVATAVRLYLRRRLRDLKLSLGGLLRSLLELSKRHEDVIVPGYTHLQQAQPISLGHYWMSHFWAFMRDGERLDFAMRSLRLCPLGAGALAGSTLPLDRFMTARELGFEGPTENSLDTVAQRDVLLDVHYFCLSCGLHWSRLCEDLIIYASREFGWMDLPDQFCTGSSMMPQKKNPDVLELSRGKASGVLGRFVDLACMVKGLPLTYNRDLQEDKRGLFESLNVTQSVLSVLSALLEGVQVDKDRGVKAFEDGLALATDVAEYLVVRNVPFREAHEKVGKLVRWCVDNRRPLQSLSLGEINRFIPEAREDLLPLLDVKVSVDRRRTYGGTSREEVRRQREEGERRLSVWLSDVETPPCCLS